From the Cyanobacterium sp. T60_A2020_053 genome, one window contains:
- a CDS encoding 5-(carboxyamino)imidazole ribonucleotide synthase: MTTVGVIGGGQLAWMMAKEAPTIGVKLMVQTPDEHDSAVSLADKIIPAPVTSLSGTKELAQYCDVITFENEFVDLEGLQKLADEGVCFRPSLQSLAPLLDKYDQRTFLADLGLPVPKFKALKGAGDCQEFGFPVVLKARRHGYDGQGTIVVRNNTELNSALAQLHHTDVLIEEFIPFERELAVIAARSVTGEIVIYPVVETYQKNQICHWVIAPTKLSLSQQKTVENIAQTLLRALDYVGVMGIELFLTKEGNILVNETAPRTHNSGHYTLDGCITSQFALQLQAVTGKPFTKLNLLGRGALMVNLLGHNNPDTDYELKLNQLSKIPHSFIHWYNKKGTRLGRKLGHITIILHSENIEDEAKDIIKQIEAIWN, encoded by the coding sequence GATGAGCATGATTCTGCCGTAAGTCTTGCTGATAAAATAATCCCAGCGCCCGTCACCTCTCTTTCTGGTACAAAAGAATTAGCTCAATATTGTGATGTCATTACCTTTGAAAATGAATTTGTGGATTTGGAGGGATTGCAGAAATTAGCAGATGAGGGGGTTTGTTTTCGTCCTTCTTTACAGAGTTTAGCGCCTTTGTTGGATAAATATGATCAACGTACTTTTTTAGCTGATTTGGGCTTACCCGTGCCAAAATTTAAGGCTTTGAAGGGCGCTGGTGACTGTCAAGAGTTTGGTTTTCCTGTGGTGCTGAAGGCTCGTCGTCATGGTTACGATGGGCAAGGTACAATAGTTGTTAGAAATAACACTGAGTTAAATTCTGCTTTGGCTCAGTTACACCATACAGATGTATTAATTGAAGAATTTATCCCTTTCGAGAGGGAATTGGCGGTGATAGCCGCGCGTAGTGTGACGGGGGAAATTGTGATTTATCCTGTGGTGGAAACTTACCAAAAAAATCAAATTTGTCATTGGGTAATCGCCCCTACTAAACTTAGTTTATCTCAACAAAAAACCGTAGAAAATATTGCTCAAACTTTGTTGAGGGCGCTGGATTATGTTGGCGTAATGGGTATTGAATTATTTTTAACTAAAGAAGGTAATATTTTAGTTAATGAAACAGCACCCCGCACCCATAATTCTGGACATTATACCCTTGATGGTTGTATTACTTCTCAATTTGCTTTACAGTTACAAGCGGTTACGGGGAAGCCTTTTACCAAGTTAAATTTACTGGGGCGAGGGGCGCTGATGGTTAATTTATTAGGTCATAATAACCCTGATACTGATTATGAATTAAAGTTAAATCAACTGTCAAAAATTCCCCATAGTTTTATTCATTGGTATAATAAAAAAGGAACTAGGTTAGGAAGAAAATTAGGTCATATTACTATTATTTTACATAGTGAAAATATTGAAGATGAAGCAAAAGATATTATTAAACAGATTGAAGCAATCTGGAATTAA